The following proteins are encoded in a genomic region of Oryza brachyantha chromosome 11, ObraRS2, whole genome shotgun sequence:
- the LOC107305331 gene encoding uncharacterized protein LOC107305331 yields MHPKPITTTLLLPLFWPIYPHLFVVGNTKEGEGRRRRCGGRRPGGCARSGRGWSRSGGGGAAACSRRASRKPKRRGAVAGSARRRTRCPVSRRAPHGRSCSRAGRRLFRGVRPPIRRAVLQRKAAEAPRRRPRVACAASCCLCNQIRSSFQPGLYKSSGPDRGIEQEPVNHPRDIHLHTGGCLAVQRIANFQDYHDLSEFTKANLATEEIVATRNDSFYLIC; encoded by the exons ATGCATCCCAAACCTATCACG ACGACTCTCTTGCTTCCGCTCTTTTGGCCAATTTACCCGCACTTGTTCGTGGTAGGCAACACGAAAGAGGGCGaagggcgtcggcggcggtgcggcggccggcggcccgGCGGGTGCGCGCGGAGCGGCAGAGGGTGGAGTCGGTCCGGAGGAGGCGGGGCAGCGGCGTGCAGCCGCCGGGCTAGCCGAAAGCCGAAACGGCGAGGCGCCGTCGCGgggtcggcgcggaggaggaccCGGTGCCCGGTGAGCCGCCGAGCACCGCACGGGAGGTCCTGCAGCCGAGCAGGTCGTCGCCTATTCAGGGGCGTGCGGCCGCCGATCCGCCGTGCCGTGCTACAGCGTAAAGCAGCTGAGgccccgaggcggcggcctcgtGTGGCTTGTGCAGCCTCGTGTTGCTTGTGCA ACCAAATACGAAGTTCATTTCAG CCTGGCCTCTACAAATCATCTGGGCCTGATCGAGGAATAGAGCAAGAACCAGTGAACCACCCCCGAGACATCCATTTACACACCGGCGGGTGCCTCGCAGTTCAGAGGATCGCCAATTTCCAGGACTACCACGACCTTTCAGAATTCACAAAG